From Quercus lobata isolate SW786 chromosome 1, ValleyOak3.0 Primary Assembly, whole genome shotgun sequence, one genomic window encodes:
- the LOC115958145 gene encoding uncharacterized protein LOC115958145, translated as MEEYCKRSGQIPAFGDWDNANELPITQYFECARQAGLIRYSSSSSGETDHHPYVRGDLYAVDFNKPSRFVPPSRKTTRERAGGGVREREKRYNNNNNNHHPQLKEPKKVKAAQKVCDVTEPSTKTTHTAATTTVQNDAVPPPPPPASKPIDEDLYKIPPELLLHTSKRKKMLGFFSRCLAPACAA; from the exons ATGGAG GAATATTGTAAGAGGAGTGGACAAATCCCGGCGTTTGGGGACTGGGATAACGCAAACGAGCTGCCAATCACTCAGTATTTCGAGTGTGCAAGACAGGCCGGTTTGATTCGCTACAGTAGTTCTTCCTCCGGAGAGACTGATCATCATCCTTACGTGCGTGGCGACTTGTACGCCGTTGATTTCAACAAACCATCTCGCTTTGTCCCTCCTTCACGCaag ACGACGAGGGAAAGGGCTGGTGGTGGtgtaagagaaagagaaaagcgatataataataataataataatcatcatcCGCAACTCAAGGAGCCAAAAAAGGTCAAAGCTGCCCAGAAGGTTTGTGACGTGACGGAACCGTCAACTAAAACCACTCACACTGCTGCTACTACTACTGTTCAGAACGACGCCGTTccaccacctcctcctcctGCTTCAAAACCCATTGATGAAGATCTCTACAAAATCCCTCCTGAGCTCCTCCTCCACACTTCTAAGCGG aaaaAAATGCTGGGATTCTTTTCAAGATGCCTGGCACCGGCCTGCGCTGCATGA